The Lutibacter profundi genome includes a region encoding these proteins:
- the pepE gene encoding dipeptidase PepE, with protein MKKLVVASTSTVHGKGYLEYILPSLSDFFKGVHEILFIPYARPSGLTYEAYTEIAKNAFEKIHIKIIGIHEYLNPIDAINNAKGIFIGGGNTFLLVEQLYSHKLISAIKNVVENGVPYFGTSAGSVVTGITMQNTNDMPIIYPPSFDTFKLLKFNLNCHYLDPDVNSTHMGETRETRIHEFHTLNKIPVLGLREGSWLQVEGSKIILKGKLNSRLFQQNKPTVELPPETDFSFLM; from the coding sequence ATGAAAAAATTAGTTGTTGCAAGTACCTCAACAGTGCATGGAAAAGGTTATTTAGAATACATTTTACCTTCGCTGTCTGACTTTTTTAAAGGAGTGCACGAAATACTATTTATTCCATACGCTCGCCCAAGTGGACTTACTTATGAAGCTTATACAGAGATTGCAAAAAATGCTTTTGAAAAAATACATATTAAAATAATAGGTATTCATGAATATTTAAATCCTATAGATGCCATAAATAACGCTAAAGGTATATTTATTGGTGGAGGAAATACATTTTTATTAGTTGAGCAGTTGTATAGCCATAAATTAATTTCTGCCATTAAAAATGTAGTTGAAAATGGTGTTCCTTATTTTGGAACCAGTGCAGGAAGTGTTGTTACAGGTATAACAATGCAAAACACCAATGATATGCCCATAATTTACCCGCCAAGTTTTGACACATTTAAACTTTTAAAGTTTAATTTAAATTGCCATTATTTAGATCCAGACGTTAATTCTACTCATATGGGAGAAACAAGAGAAACACGTATTCATGAATTTCATACACTTAATAAAATTCCTGTTTTAGGATTAAGAGAGGGGAGTTGGCTGCAAGTTGAAGGAAGTAAAATAATTTTAAAAGGCAAGCTGAATTCACGATTGTTTCAACAAAATAAACCAACAGTTGAGTTACCTCCTGAAACGGATTTTAGTTTTTTAATGTAA
- the ribB gene encoding 3,4-dihydroxy-2-butanone-4-phosphate synthase produces the protein MGAYRNNIQLNTIEEALDDIKKGKIVIVVDDENRENEGDFVAAADKVTPEMINFMATKGRGLICAPLTESRCKELNLDLMVGLNTDPLGTAFTVSIDYHGKGVTTGISAKDRATTVKSLTDATIKPHDLSRPGHIFPLKAREGGVLRRTGHTEAAIDLAKLAGLNPAGVIVEIMNEDGTMARLPQLMKIAKEHQLKIISIENLVEYRMQHDSLIELSEDFTINTRFGEYRLRAYKQTTNNQVHIVLTKGEFKKDEKILVKVNSTLVNNDILGTLTNNPDDKLKRVFDIINTKGKGAVVFINQENQSFNLLNRLAVLKENQLKKKTYTPNIQMDEKDFGIGAQILHDIGITKLRVLSNADTFRKRVGMTGYGLEIIEYVNY, from the coding sequence ATGGGGGCTTATAGAAATAACATCCAACTAAATACTATTGAAGAGGCTTTAGATGATATTAAAAAAGGTAAAATTGTTATTGTTGTTGATGATGAAAATAGAGAAAATGAAGGTGATTTTGTTGCAGCGGCAGATAAAGTTACTCCTGAAATGATAAATTTTATGGCTACCAAAGGTAGAGGGCTTATTTGTGCTCCTTTAACTGAAAGTAGGTGTAAAGAGTTAAATTTAGATTTAATGGTAGGGTTAAATACAGATCCGTTAGGAACCGCTTTTACTGTATCTATAGACTACCACGGAAAAGGCGTAACTACTGGAATTTCAGCTAAAGACAGAGCTACAACAGTAAAATCTTTGACAGATGCAACCATTAAACCTCATGATTTAAGCAGACCCGGACATATTTTCCCATTAAAAGCACGTGAAGGTGGTGTACTTCGTAGAACAGGGCATACAGAAGCAGCTATTGATTTAGCAAAACTTGCTGGTTTAAACCCCGCTGGAGTAATTGTTGAAATTATGAATGAAGATGGCACTATGGCTAGGCTTCCTCAATTAATGAAAATTGCTAAAGAACATCAATTAAAAATAATTTCAATTGAAAATTTGGTTGAATACCGTATGCAACACGATTCTTTAATAGAATTGTCTGAAGATTTTACAATAAACACACGTTTTGGTGAATATAGGTTACGTGCCTATAAACAAACAACCAACAATCAAGTACACATTGTATTAACCAAAGGTGAATTTAAAAAAGATGAAAAAATATTAGTTAAAGTGAATTCAACATTAGTTAATAATGATATATTAGGAACATTAACAAATAACCCTGACGATAAATTAAAACGTGTATTTGATATTATTAACACAAAAGGGAAAGGTGCTGTTGTTTTTATTAATCAGGAAAATCAATCATTTAATTTATTGAATAGATTAGCCGTTTTAAAAGAAAATCAATTAAAGAAAAAAACATATACTCCAAATATTCAAATGGATGAAAAAGATTTTGGGATTGGAGCTCAAATTTTACATGATATTGGAATTACAAAACTACGCGTTTTATCAAATGCTGATACATTTAGAAAAAGAGTTGGTATGACAGGTTATGGTTTAGAAATAATTGAATATGTAAATTATTAA
- a CDS encoding LolA family protein — MRKTTLILAIIVLSFSGFSQNTNKAKTLLDEVAQKIEAYKNIYIEFNHKFDNTEADVHQETRGNVTLKGDLYHLNYMGTEQIFDGKKVYLIIHEDEEVIIQKPSDDEGETLTPSIMFSFYKNGYTYKMGELKSTKGIKIQYVKLTPIDSNSEIKSVLIGIDVKTKHIYNIIEVGKNDTVTTLQIRTFKTNQPISEKLFIFDTAKYRDQKRYTISEPK, encoded by the coding sequence ATGAGGAAAACAACATTAATACTAGCAATAATTGTACTCAGTTTTTCTGGGTTCAGTCAAAACACTAACAAGGCTAAAACGTTGTTAGATGAAGTGGCTCAAAAAATTGAAGCCTATAAAAATATCTATATAGAATTTAATCATAAATTTGACAATACAGAAGCTGACGTACACCAAGAAACAAGAGGCAATGTTACCCTAAAAGGGGATTTATACCATTTAAATTATATGGGTACTGAACAAATTTTTGATGGGAAAAAAGTATATCTTATAATTCATGAAGATGAAGAGGTAATTATTCAAAAACCATCAGATGATGAAGGTGAAACACTAACACCTTCCATAATGTTTTCATTCTATAAAAATGGTTATACGTATAAAATGGGTGAATTAAAATCTACAAAAGGTATTAAAATACAATATGTAAAGCTAACGCCTATTGATAGTAATTCAGAAATTAAAAGTGTATTGATTGGAATTGATGTTAAAACAAAACATATTTACAACATTATTGAAGTTGGTAAAAATGATACTGTTACCACACTTCAAATAAGAACTTTCAAAACAAATCAACCTATTTCAGAAAAGCTTTTTATCTTTGACACAGCAAAATACAGAGATCAAAAAAGATATACGATTTCTGAACCAAAATAA
- the tpx gene encoding thiol peroxidase, which translates to MTKITLKGNPINTVGKLPKVGKKAPKFNLIKSDLSKAKLKDFKGSKLILNIFPSLDTGTCAASVRRFNKEAGNLENTKVLCISRDLPFAQARFCGAEGLDNVITLSDFAKGKFGKAYGVTIKDGPLANLHSRAIVIINEEGEVTYTQQVPEIVDEPNYEDALKAL; encoded by the coding sequence ATGACTAAAATAACACTAAAAGGTAATCCAATTAACACGGTAGGAAAATTACCTAAGGTTGGTAAGAAAGCACCAAAATTTAATTTAATAAAATCTGATTTATCCAAAGCAAAACTAAAAGATTTTAAAGGATCTAAACTAATTTTAAATATTTTTCCAAGTTTAGATACAGGTACTTGCGCAGCTTCAGTTAGAAGGTTCAACAAAGAGGCTGGAAATCTTGAAAATACAAAAGTACTATGTATTTCTAGAGATTTACCATTTGCTCAGGCACGCTTTTGTGGTGCTGAAGGATTGGATAATGTTATTACATTATCTGACTTTGCAAAAGGAAAATTTGGAAAAGCATACGGCGTAACAATTAAAGATGGTCCTCTTGCCAATTTACATTCAAGAGCAATTGTAATTATTAATGAAGAAGGAGAAGTAACATATACACAACAAGTTCCTGAAATTGTTGATGAACCAAATTATGAAGATGCGCTAAAAGCATTATAA
- a CDS encoding DUF6702 family protein, translated as MKHLKYFTLLIVIPLLAFSVHKYYISLCEIEYVEEQKSIQITLGMFIDDLEVTLNKSNDTILNLATTDEVKNIDKYYKSYLNKHFKIIVNNKLQIYNYIGKEYDGDLVRFYLEITNIKSINSIEVINNCLFETFEDQENIIKIKANNINKTFYLNRKNDKGLLKF; from the coding sequence ATGAAACATTTAAAATATTTCACACTCCTTATAGTTATTCCTCTACTTGCATTTTCTGTGCATAAATACTATATAAGTTTATGTGAAATTGAATATGTTGAAGAACAAAAATCGATACAAATAACATTGGGGATGTTTATTGATGACCTTGAAGTTACACTGAACAAGAGTAATGATACAATATTAAATTTAGCTACAACTGATGAAGTTAAAAATATTGATAAATACTACAAAAGTTATTTAAATAAACATTTTAAAATTATTGTAAATAACAAACTACAAATATATAACTACATTGGAAAAGAATACGATGGTGATCTTGTTCGGTTTTACTTAGAAATAACTAACATTAAAAGTATTAACTCTATAGAAGTGATAAATAATTGTTTGTTTGAAACATTTGAAGATCAAGAAAATATTATTAAAATAAAGGCTAACAACATTAACAAAACATTTTATTTAAACAGAAAAAATGATAAAGGTTTGTTAAAGTTTTAA
- a CDS encoding M1 family metallopeptidase: MKKLLILVLSIICVSTTLYSQEVEQKKERQQGHYNTSKFKQLKEELPTPNKQHTASGAPGYEYTQQQVDYKMNIILDDYNQKLFGEETITYHNNSKDNLEYLWIQLDQNIRAPNSKKPDISGGGPDALYSPSKFTKMFMGKPFQGGFNIQSITDTNGNSINYTINQTMMRIDLPKPIVSGAKFVFNIKWWYNINDYTSERGRSGYEPFPDGNKLYVIAQFFPRLAVYNNVEGWQNMQFWGSSEFALEFGNYEVSITTPKDHILNGTGVIQNPKEVFNKKQFKRYQAAQNSYDNPVFIVTPEEALEAEKGRAKDSKTWKLKAENVRDFAFASSRKLIWDAMAVKLNERTVMAYSLYPNEGNPLWEEHSTKVVANTLKVYSEHTFDYPYPQATSVNAKRQGMEYPMICWNFGRPNPDGKYTERTKKGMIGVVTHEVGHNFFPMIVNSDERQWTWMDEGINSFVEILAENKYDSNLFPFSKYPKNVIGYMKGDQSKIAPIMSQGDNVFNFGANAYAKPAAGLFILRQTIMGPELFDKAFKTYAKRWKFKHPTPADFFRTMEDASAMDLDWFWRGWFYTTGNNDIGIKEVKKYYVTDKPTERAKNMAKRYGITIDQLPPALYLVSEDSDEFTNDLKNKKPEDYALLSEYISANFDEQEKASLKAPKYFYELVFEKPGDLVMPIIVEFEYEDGTKERKQYPAQIWRHNDKEVTKVFPSSKAIKKITIDPDEQTADVNLSNNSWPKNKETKFEKFKKTQIKS; this comes from the coding sequence ATGAAAAAATTATTAATTTTAGTATTGTCTATTATTTGTGTTTCAACAACATTATACAGCCAAGAAGTTGAACAGAAAAAAGAGAGACAACAAGGGCATTATAATACAAGTAAATTTAAACAGTTAAAGGAAGAGTTGCCCACTCCAAATAAACAACACACCGCTTCTGGAGCTCCTGGATATGAATACACTCAACAACAGGTAGATTATAAAATGAATATTATTTTAGACGATTATAATCAAAAATTGTTTGGTGAAGAAACTATCACATATCACAATAATTCAAAAGATAATTTAGAGTATTTATGGATTCAACTTGATCAAAATATAAGAGCCCCAAATTCGAAAAAACCTGACATTAGTGGTGGTGGCCCTGATGCTTTATATTCGCCATCTAAATTCACAAAAATGTTTATGGGAAAACCATTCCAAGGTGGTTTCAACATTCAATCTATAACTGATACTAATGGAAATTCAATAAACTATACTATAAACCAAACAATGATGCGAATTGATTTGCCAAAACCAATAGTTTCGGGAGCAAAATTTGTGTTTAATATTAAATGGTGGTATAATATTAATGACTATACTTCTGAAAGAGGACGTTCAGGTTATGAGCCTTTTCCTGATGGAAATAAATTATATGTAATTGCGCAATTTTTTCCTCGTTTAGCAGTATACAACAATGTTGAAGGATGGCAAAATATGCAATTTTGGGGAAGTAGTGAGTTTGCACTGGAATTTGGTAATTATGAAGTATCTATAACAACACCTAAAGACCATATTTTAAATGGAACTGGAGTAATACAAAACCCTAAAGAAGTATTTAATAAAAAACAATTTAAAAGATATCAAGCAGCTCAAAATTCTTATGATAACCCTGTATTTATTGTAACTCCTGAAGAGGCTCTTGAAGCCGAAAAAGGAAGAGCAAAAGATTCTAAGACTTGGAAATTGAAAGCTGAAAATGTACGTGATTTTGCTTTTGCTTCATCTCGTAAATTAATTTGGGATGCTATGGCTGTTAAACTTAATGAAAGAACAGTAATGGCTTATTCTTTATACCCTAATGAAGGAAATCCTCTATGGGAAGAACATTCAACAAAAGTAGTAGCCAATACATTAAAAGTTTATTCTGAACACACTTTTGATTATCCTTATCCACAAGCAACATCTGTTAATGCAAAACGTCAAGGTATGGAATACCCTATGATTTGTTGGAATTTTGGAAGACCGAACCCTGATGGGAAATATACAGAAAGAACAAAAAAAGGTATGATTGGTGTGGTGACTCACGAAGTTGGACATAACTTTTTCCCAATGATCGTAAATTCAGATGAAAGACAGTGGACTTGGATGGATGAAGGTATTAATTCTTTTGTTGAAATTTTAGCAGAAAATAAGTATGATTCTAACCTATTTCCTTTTAGTAAATATCCAAAAAATGTTATTGGTTATATGAAAGGTGACCAAAGTAAAATAGCACCAATTATGTCGCAAGGCGATAATGTTTTTAACTTTGGAGCAAATGCTTATGCCAAACCAGCTGCAGGTTTATTTATTTTACGCCAAACTATTATGGGACCTGAGTTATTTGATAAAGCATTTAAAACTTATGCCAAACGATGGAAATTTAAACACCCTACTCCTGCCGATTTCTTTAGAACTATGGAAGATGCTTCTGCTATGGATTTAGATTGGTTTTGGAGAGGTTGGTTTTATACTACAGGAAATAACGATATTGGTATTAAAGAAGTAAAAAAATATTATGTAACCGATAAACCTACTGAAAGAGCTAAAAACATGGCAAAACGGTACGGTATTACTATTGATCAACTGCCTCCTGCTCTTTATTTAGTTTCTGAAGATAGTGATGAATTTACAAACGATTTAAAAAATAAAAAACCCGAAGATTATGCCCTATTAAGTGAGTATATTTCTGCTAACTTTGATGAACAAGAAAAAGCATCCCTAAAAGCACCAAAATATTTTTATGAACTAGTGTTTGAAAAACCAGGAGATTTAGTAATGCCTATTATTGTTGAATTTGAATATGAAGATGGTACTAAAGAACGCAAACAATATCCGGCTCAAATTTGGAGACACAATGATAAAGAAGTTACTAAAGTTTTTCCTTCTAGTAAAGCTATTAAAAAAATTACTATTGATCCAGATGAACAAACCGCTGATGTAAATTTAAGTAACAATAGCTGGCCAAAAAACAAAGAAACTAAATTTGAAAAATTTAAAAAAACTCAAATTAAAAGTTAA
- a CDS encoding diacylglycerol kinase family protein — MSSRNNFFLNRLKSVKYAAKGFWILITSENSIIAQVIIVIFMTIMGFIMHISATEWMFQLVVIGLVLVAEALNTAIEKIADFIHPEYHKQIGRVKDISAGAAFFAAIFAIIIGLIIYIPKFI, encoded by the coding sequence ATGAGTTCAAGAAATAATTTTTTTCTAAATCGTCTAAAATCAGTAAAATATGCTGCTAAGGGTTTTTGGATTTTAATTACTTCTGAAAATAGTATCATAGCACAAGTTATAATTGTAATTTTCATGACAATTATGGGCTTTATAATGCATATTTCTGCTACCGAATGGATGTTTCAATTAGTTGTAATTGGACTTGTTTTGGTAGCAGAAGCATTAAATACTGCTATTGAAAAAATTGCCGACTTTATTCACCCTGAATATCACAAACAAATTGGTAGAGTTAAAGATATTTCTGCCGGTGCAGCGTTTTTTGCTGCAATATTTGCTATTATTATTGGTTTAATTATTTATATACCTAAATTTATCTAG
- a CDS encoding DUF4369 domain-containing protein produces the protein MKHFFLLVIFSLILLSCKEYDSQEKQPTVSIPTDTKGFELKGILENFYPQKVYLNKIIENSLYPIDSSKVTNNTFTFKGMVEFPERFALTFQDFSTVVLLIIENTNFEIFLNSNQLNEPLIKGSKLNDKLSEYKTKSKQLFKKIDYLFPQFQKARLENDAKELHEIRIKMKSIEKEFINFSFDYILQNKNSYIAPIILRDQLKSTTIDTLRIKRTYQNLSNEIKNSPDAQIIASFLALH, from the coding sequence ATGAAACACTTTTTTTTACTTGTTATTTTTAGTTTGATATTACTTTCATGTAAAGAATATGATTCACAAGAAAAGCAACCAACTGTTTCAATACCAACTGATACTAAAGGATTTGAATTAAAAGGGATTTTAGAAAATTTTTATCCCCAAAAAGTTTATCTAAATAAGATAATTGAAAACTCACTTTACCCAATAGATTCATCAAAAGTAACCAACAATACATTTACTTTTAAGGGAATGGTAGAATTTCCTGAACGCTTTGCGTTAACTTTTCAAGATTTTTCTACCGTTGTATTACTTATTATTGAAAATACTAACTTTGAGATATTTTTAAATTCAAACCAGCTAAATGAGCCTTTGATTAAAGGATCAAAGTTAAATGATAAACTTAGTGAGTACAAAACAAAATCAAAACAGCTATTTAAAAAAATAGATTATTTATTTCCCCAATTTCAAAAAGCTCGATTAGAAAATGATGCAAAAGAATTGCACGAAATAAGAATTAAAATGAAATCAATTGAAAAAGAATTTATAAATTTCAGTTTTGATTATATTCTTCAAAACAAAAACTCATACATAGCACCAATAATTTTAAGAGATCAGTTGAAATCTACTACCATTGATACGCTTAGAATAAAAAGAACTTATCAAAATTTATCAAACGAAATAAAAAATTCACCTGATGCTCAAATAATTGCATCATTTTTAGCCTTACATTAA
- a CDS encoding LptF/LptG family permease: protein MLKILDKYILKSFLEPFLATFFVVLFVLVMQSLWLAFDEIAGKGIDVFFILKFLGYLALTLTPMALPIGILLSSIMALGNLSENYEFAALKSAGISLKRIMRPLIIFILFISVFNFIFLNNIYPWATLKQKNLYLNIKKKKPALALVPGAFNTEIPGYSIKFDEKYGEEKNLLKNVQIADLSAANGKIKVITAKKGIISTEEGSKYMTLTLLDGNYYEDYIKRTAQRNDKAKMPFSNATFDTYVINIDISSFNDEDNLNKEDIKQHHSMLSITQLDSISKVNKIKYDKFISSRAKYFYDMIEGHKLIKYPDSLIDKKLDPEILNNFNLNNKTIVLSESLQLLKRTIDHSSNQKTSFKNKRKLLNLYDHEFYYRISFSLACLVLFFIGAPLGSIIRKGGFGLPMIMAIVIFVIYFFISKLGGNLSEESAISTLLGSWLSTIILLPFGILLTRRATKGMGIYNIDAVFDKIQNIYKKIIKRN, encoded by the coding sequence GTGTTGAAAATATTAGATAAATATATTTTAAAAAGTTTTTTAGAACCCTTTTTAGCTACATTTTTTGTAGTTCTTTTTGTTTTGGTTATGCAATCTCTTTGGTTGGCATTTGATGAAATTGCAGGTAAAGGAATAGACGTTTTTTTTATACTAAAATTTCTTGGCTATTTAGCGCTTACCCTCACCCCCATGGCTTTGCCAATTGGAATACTACTATCTTCAATTATGGCACTGGGAAATTTATCTGAAAACTATGAGTTTGCAGCACTTAAATCTGCCGGTATTTCGCTAAAAAGAATTATGAGACCTTTAATTATTTTTATCTTATTTATAAGTGTCTTCAACTTTATTTTCTTAAATAATATTTATCCATGGGCAACTCTTAAACAAAAAAATTTATACTTAAATATTAAAAAGAAAAAACCTGCTTTAGCGTTGGTTCCAGGTGCTTTTAATACTGAAATACCAGGTTATAGCATAAAGTTTGATGAAAAGTATGGTGAAGAAAAAAACTTATTAAAAAATGTTCAAATAGCAGATTTAAGTGCTGCTAATGGGAAAATAAAAGTAATAACAGCAAAAAAAGGAATAATTTCTACAGAAGAAGGCAGTAAATATATGACATTGACCCTGTTAGATGGTAATTATTATGAAGATTATATAAAACGAACTGCTCAACGAAATGACAAAGCAAAAATGCCTTTCTCAAATGCTACATTTGATACCTATGTTATAAACATTGATATTTCTTCTTTTAATGATGAAGACAATTTAAATAAGGAAGATATAAAGCAACACCATAGTATGCTTAGCATAACTCAATTAGACTCTATTTCAAAAGTAAATAAAATTAAATACGATAAGTTTATTAGTAGTAGAGCTAAGTATTTTTACGATATGATTGAAGGTCATAAATTAATTAAATACCCTGATTCACTTATTGATAAAAAATTAGATCCTGAAATACTTAATAATTTTAACTTAAATAATAAAACCATTGTACTTAGTGAATCATTGCAATTATTAAAACGTACAATAGACCACAGCTCAAATCAGAAAACTAGTTTTAAAAATAAAAGAAAATTATTAAACCTATATGACCATGAGTTTTACTACAGAATTTCATTTTCTTTGGCTTGTTTAGTTTTGTTTTTTATTGGGGCTCCATTGGGTTCAATCATACGAAAAGGAGGGTTTGGATTACCTATGATTATGGCTATCGTAATTTTTGTGATTTACTTCTTTATCTCTAAACTTGGAGGAAACTTATCAGAAGAAAGCGCCATTAGTACGCTATTGGGAAGTTGGTTATCTACAATAATATTATTACCCTTTGGAATTCTATTAACAAGAAGAGCTACAAAAGGAATGGGCATTTACAATATTGATGCTGTTTTTGATAAAATTCAAAATATTTATAAAAAAATTATAAAACGTAATTAA
- a CDS encoding FtsK/SpoIIIE family DNA translocase, translated as MAKKKKTSTKKIIKPRFQKTKSFFGNQQTQTIIGVFVILFAIFLLISFISYFFNWQEDQSQLSNFTDKNITVKNLLGKIGASISHFFIYKSFGVAALYIPFLLFFSGISIFLKGKLKKIKKSWGWGVLGILWVSITFGFLAYKNSLLAGVLGYEINLYLQQFLGKTGLILLLLFLGISYLVIRFKLTPEALKNNFKSSKKNSNEVTESSLEDDNQSIELPLNNNQSTQENYSTNSNTPLEEEKSTLNLENTIDENVETNNVEIAVDQIVEENHVNENLSDKLVKDFGEFDPTLELSSYKFPTLNLLRDYNESISVDQAELEANKNRIVSTLNNYNIGIDRIKATVGPTVTLYEIVPVAGIRISKIKNLEDDIALSLSAMGIRIIAPIPGKGTIGIEVPNKNPTMVSMKSVISSTKFQNSEMELPIALGKTISNETFVIDLAKMPHLLMAGATGQGKSVGLNAVLTSLLYKKHPAEVKFVLVDPKKVELTLFNKIERHYLAKLPDTEEAIITDTTKVVNTLNSLCIEMDARYDLLKIAMVRNIKEYNVKFKARKLNPNDGHKFLPYIVLVIDEFADLIMTAGKEIETPIARLAQLARAIGIHLIVATQRPSVNVITGIIKANFPARAAFRVTSKIDSRTILDGQGADQLIGRGDMLFSGGNDIIRLQCAFVDTPEIEKITDFIGLQRAYPQAYLLPEYSGEEVGTSIDINISERDALFRDAALVIVHAQQGSASLLQRKLKLGYNRAGRLIDQLEAAGIVGQFEGSKARQVLIPDEMALNQLLDNETN; from the coding sequence ATGGCTAAAAAGAAAAAAACTTCAACAAAAAAAATAATCAAGCCTCGTTTTCAAAAGACCAAATCTTTTTTTGGAAACCAGCAAACACAAACTATTATTGGTGTGTTTGTAATATTGTTTGCTATATTTTTATTAATTTCATTTATATCTTATTTTTTTAACTGGCAAGAAGATCAAAGTCAACTTTCAAATTTTACAGATAAAAATATTACCGTAAAAAATTTATTAGGAAAAATTGGAGCAAGCATTAGTCATTTTTTTATTTATAAAAGTTTTGGAGTTGCAGCACTTTATATACCTTTCCTTTTATTTTTTTCTGGCATATCTATTTTTTTAAAAGGAAAATTAAAAAAAATTAAAAAAAGTTGGGGCTGGGGAGTTTTAGGAATTCTTTGGGTGTCAATCACCTTTGGATTTTTGGCCTATAAAAACTCTTTATTAGCTGGTGTATTAGGGTATGAAATTAATTTGTATTTACAACAATTTTTAGGGAAAACAGGATTAATTTTACTACTATTATTTTTAGGTATTTCTTATTTAGTAATTCGTTTTAAATTAACACCTGAAGCCTTAAAAAACAACTTTAAAAGCTCAAAAAAGAACAGTAATGAAGTAACCGAAAGCTCCTTAGAAGATGACAATCAATCTATTGAATTACCTTTAAATAATAATCAATCTACTCAAGAAAATTATTCAACCAATTCCAACACCCCTCTTGAAGAAGAAAAATCAACCCTAAATTTAGAGAATACAATTGATGAAAATGTTGAGACTAACAATGTTGAAATTGCAGTAGATCAAATTGTAGAAGAAAATCACGTGAATGAAAACTTGTCTGATAAATTGGTGAAAGATTTTGGTGAATTTGATCCTACACTTGAATTGAGTAGTTATAAATTTCCAACATTAAATCTATTACGAGATTATAATGAAAGTATTTCTGTAGATCAAGCAGAATTAGAAGCAAACAAAAATCGAATTGTTTCAACACTTAATAATTACAATATTGGTATTGATCGTATTAAAGCAACCGTTGGACCAACGGTAACTTTGTACGAAATAGTTCCTGTAGCTGGTATAAGAATTTCAAAAATTAAAAATCTAGAAGATGATATTGCATTATCTCTTTCAGCAATGGGAATTCGTATTATTGCACCAATTCCTGGTAAAGGAACCATTGGTATAGAAGTTCCAAATAAAAACCCAACTATGGTTTCAATGAAATCGGTAATCTCTTCAACAAAGTTTCAAAATTCAGAAATGGAATTACCAATAGCATTGGGGAAAACAATTTCAAATGAAACTTTTGTAATTGATCTTGCTAAAATGCCTCACCTTTTAATGGCTGGTGCAACAGGCCAAGGTAAATCTGTTGGTTTAAATGCTGTTTTAACTTCATTATTATACAAAAAACATCCTGCCGAAGTTAAATTTGTATTGGTTGACCCTAAAAAAGTAGAGCTTACACTATTCAATAAAATTGAACGACATTATTTGGCTAAATTACCAGATACAGAAGAAGCAATTATAACAGATACTACCAAAGTTGTTAATACGCTAAACTCACTATGTATTGAAATGGATGCGCGTTATGACTTACTAAAAATTGCAATGGTTAGAAACATAAAAGAGTATAATGTAAAATTTAAAGCTCGAAAATTAAACCCAAATGATGGACATAAGTTTTTACCCTATATAGTTTTAGTTATTGATGAATTTGCAGATTTAATAATGACTGCAGGAAAAGAAATTGAAACTCCAATAGCCCGTTTAGCACAATTAGCACGTGCCATTGGTATTCATTTAATTGTAGCTACACAACGTCCATCTGTTAACGTAATAACTGGTATTATAAAAGCAAACTTCCCTGCAAGAGCCGCTTTTAGAGTTACTTCAAAAATAGATTCTAGAACAATTCTTGACGGTCAAGGTGCCGATCAATTAATTGGTAGAGGTGATATGCTTTTCTCTGGAGGGAATGATATCATTAGACTACAATGTGCATTTGTTGACACACCTGAAATTGAAAAAATTACAGACTTTATTGGCTTACAACGAGCTTACCCTCAAGCTTATTTATTACCTGAATATAGTGGTGAAGAAGTTGGCACAAGTATTGATATTAACATTAGTGAAAGAGACGCTTTGTTTAGAGATGCCGCCTTAGTAATTGTACATGCACAACAAGGTTCAGCCTCTTTATTACAACGAAAATTAAAATTAGGATACAATAGAGCTGGAAGGCTAATTGACCAATTAGAAGCTGCTGGTATTGTAGGGCAGTTTGAAGGTAGTAAAGCAAGGCAAGTACTCATTCCAGATGAAATGGCATTGAATCAATTATTAGATAACGAAACAAATTAA